The Peribacillus simplex genome contains a region encoding:
- a CDS encoding MarR family winged helix-turn-helix transcriptional regulator — protein MQRKIEKVLEDQLCFLLYASSREMTKKYKPLLDKLEVTYPQYLVLLLLWEQDTLTVKKLGELLALDSGTLTPMLKRMEQNGLIVRERSSEDERSVMIKLTEKGLGLQEEACFIPDRISAMSGDDKKVVEDLKASLLQLLKTLQEF, from the coding sequence ATGCAAAGAAAAATAGAAAAAGTACTGGAAGACCAATTATGTTTCCTGCTTTATGCAAGTTCAAGGGAAATGACGAAGAAATATAAACCGCTGCTTGATAAACTCGAAGTGACATATCCTCAATATCTTGTTCTTCTCCTATTATGGGAACAGGATACACTTACGGTAAAAAAACTAGGGGAGCTCCTTGCCCTCGACTCAGGAACGCTTACCCCCATGTTGAAACGAATGGAGCAGAATGGCTTGATTGTCCGTGAACGTTCGTCTGAGGATGAACGGTCTGTCATGATTAAGTTGACGGAAAAAGGACTTGGTTTACAGGAAGAGGCCTGTTTCATTCCAGATCGCATTTCGGCAATGTCGGGTGATGATAAGAAGGTGGTTGAGGATTTAAAAGCTTCGCTGCTCCAACTATTGAAAACATTACAGGAATTTTAG
- a CDS encoding YqkE family protein, with protein sequence MKKKQQRNQNQSKNQDKDSSSLKLGDMINQDIMSQLRQKQKELNEAEQEKRAAEEEKKREERKRREKNKSFEELLGESNLNWKNYK encoded by the coding sequence GTGAAAAAGAAACAGCAGCGAAATCAAAATCAAAGCAAAAACCAAGATAAAGATTCATCTTCATTGAAACTTGGTGATATGATCAATCAAGATATCATGTCACAGCTTCGTCAAAAGCAAAAGGAACTTAATGAGGCTGAACAAGAAAAAAGGGCAGCGGAAGAAGAAAAAAAACGCGAAGAAAGAAAGCGGCGGGAGAAGAATAAATCATTCGAAGAACTATTGGGCGAAAGCAACCTGAACTGGAAGAACTATAAATGA
- a CDS encoding alpha/beta hydrolase, whose product MKKWWFTLAGILSYIIGVGIYFSNRIMYMKKKEDDFIQNREIMAKRLITEDFDNLPKTEIWVSSPSGYSLKCLFIEPHDTNKWVVISHGVTENKVNSIKYMNIFLKRGFNAIIYDHRRHGDSGGKTSSYGHYEKFDLKAVIDELKRRKGPGLHIGIHGESMGAVTLLLYAGMLEDGADFYIADCPFSNFEDQIKHQLKHVVPLPSWTVFPLGRTFIKLRDGYWTNEVSPIDYMKNIRNPVLFIHSENDSFIPASMTAELYAAKEGPKQLYIAKKGAHAQSYNENPREYEDQIDQFLKLV is encoded by the coding sequence ATGAAGAAATGGTGGTTTACACTGGCTGGAATCCTATCGTATATCATCGGAGTCGGCATTTATTTTTCCAATCGGATCATGTATATGAAAAAGAAGGAAGATGATTTTATCCAGAATCGTGAAATCATGGCTAAACGCCTGATCACGGAGGATTTTGATAATCTGCCTAAAACGGAAATTTGGGTATCGTCACCATCCGGATATTCCTTGAAATGCTTGTTTATCGAACCGCATGATACCAATAAGTGGGTGGTCATTTCTCATGGTGTCACGGAGAACAAAGTCAATTCGATTAAGTACATGAATATTTTTCTTAAGCGGGGCTTCAATGCTATCATTTATGACCACCGCCGGCATGGGGATTCCGGTGGCAAGACGAGCAGTTATGGACATTATGAAAAATTCGACCTGAAGGCCGTAATCGATGAATTGAAAAGACGTAAAGGTCCCGGCCTTCATATTGGCATTCATGGAGAATCCATGGGGGCTGTAACCCTGCTTTTATATGCCGGAATGCTTGAAGATGGTGCTGATTTTTACATTGCCGACTGCCCATTTTCAAATTTCGAGGATCAGATCAAACACCAGCTTAAACATGTAGTCCCACTTCCCTCTTGGACCGTGTTTCCGCTTGGGCGTACGTTCATCAAACTCCGTGATGGGTATTGGACCAATGAAGTGTCACCCATCGATTATATGAAAAATATCCGAAACCCCGTGCTCTTCATCCATAGTGAAAATGATAGTTTCATTCCCGCTTCCATGACAGCGGAATTATATGCAGCAAAAGAGGGCCCAAAGCAGCTGTACATTGCTAAAAAGGGGGCCCACGCTCAATCTTATAATGAAAATCCAAGAGAATATGAAGATCAAATCGATCAGTTTCTAAAACTTGTCTGA
- a CDS encoding iron-sulfur cluster biosynthesis family protein — protein MYIEWTETAAGKMVDKVEGQEGYLQLKYDTDGCGCVVSGVTALWWVNEPEEGTEKVETNGIPLYVEKSKMIFLDEVMKIDFIPEANSFQLKSPNQILNPRMSFFNKIQ, from the coding sequence ATGTATATTGAATGGACGGAAACAGCGGCTGGGAAAATGGTCGATAAGGTAGAGGGACAAGAAGGATATTTACAGTTGAAATATGATACTGATGGCTGTGGCTGCGTGGTAAGTGGTGTGACCGCGCTATGGTGGGTCAACGAACCTGAAGAAGGTACCGAAAAAGTGGAAACAAACGGGATTCCTCTATATGTGGAGAAATCAAAAATGATTTTTCTTGATGAGGTCATGAAAATAGACTTTATTCCGGAAGCGAACAGCTTTCAATTAAAAAGTCCGAATCAAATCTTAAATCCGAGGATGAGCTTTTTTAATAAAATCCAATGA
- a CDS encoding YolD-like family protein, with protein MIRDRGRIKWTSMMLPEHVKMLRDWVVEDGYETKRILDEQQLEEMNAVMGEAMEERKDVTIAHYEGNRYQLLIGRIHYYNEPTQRLHIVDRFQQVHYIRLSDIADVRIME; from the coding sequence ATGATTCGTGATCGCGGCCGTATCAAATGGACATCGATGATGTTACCGGAGCATGTGAAGATGCTCCGGGATTGGGTAGTGGAGGATGGCTATGAAACAAAGCGCATCCTGGATGAGCAGCAACTGGAAGAAATGAATGCCGTAATGGGGGAAGCGATGGAGGAAAGAAAGGATGTTACGATTGCTCATTATGAAGGAAACCGGTATCAGCTGTTAATCGGCAGGATCCATTATTATAATGAGCCCACTCAAAGGCTTCATATCGTTGATCGGTTTCAGCAGGTTCACTATATCAGGCTTTCCGATATAGCGGATGTAAGGATAATGGAATGA
- a CDS encoding DNA polymerase thumb domain-containing protein encodes MMDYGTMPKQSIMCIDMKSFYASCSAVMLGLDPLDCYLAVVGDLKRTGSIVLAASPKMKKEFGIKTGSRMFEIPNDPRIVVVEPKMATYLRVSTEITRLFNRYVPKEAIHVYSVDESFVKVDGAASLWGDARMIAEKIKDEIERELQLPCAIGIGPNMLMAKLCLDLDAKHKGIAEWKYEDVPSKLWPISPLREMWGIGRRVEKTLHGMGIFTVGQLANYDLELLEAKFGIMGNQLYHHAWGIDLSDMGAAIIEGQVSFGKSQILLRDYKEAHEVKQVMLEICEEVGRRARTHRKAGRTVSLSIGYSKDEFGGGFHRSRSISEPTNITMELYKVCLELFHENYKQKTVRSIEVRLSNIVDDNEMQLTLFDASRWKKRELSYTVDRIRHKYGAKSLLRAVSYTEAGTAVYRSRLLGGHKA; translated from the coding sequence ATGATGGATTATGGGACGATGCCGAAACAATCAATTATGTGTATCGATATGAAAAGTTTTTATGCAAGCTGTTCAGCAGTCATGCTTGGTCTGGACCCGCTTGATTGTTACCTGGCGGTGGTTGGTGATTTGAAGAGGACAGGGAGCATTGTGCTCGCGGCTTCTCCAAAAATGAAGAAGGAATTTGGCATCAAGACAGGTTCGCGGATGTTTGAGATCCCGAATGATCCGAGGATTGTCGTCGTTGAACCTAAAATGGCGACCTATTTAAGGGTTTCGACGGAAATCACCCGCTTGTTCAACCGTTATGTGCCCAAAGAAGCGATTCACGTATATAGTGTGGACGAAAGTTTTGTGAAAGTCGATGGTGCCGCTTCTTTATGGGGAGATGCCCGGATGATAGCTGAAAAAATAAAGGATGAAATCGAACGCGAATTACAGCTTCCTTGTGCAATTGGAATTGGACCGAACATGCTTATGGCAAAACTTTGCCTTGATTTGGATGCCAAACACAAAGGGATTGCAGAATGGAAGTATGAGGATGTGCCAAGCAAACTTTGGCCGATTTCCCCGCTTCGTGAAATGTGGGGGATCGGCAGGCGCGTTGAAAAAACCCTTCATGGAATGGGGATATTTACGGTTGGGCAGCTTGCCAATTATGATCTTGAATTACTTGAAGCGAAGTTTGGGATTATGGGCAATCAGCTTTACCACCATGCGTGGGGAATAGATTTATCCGATATGGGGGCAGCGATCATCGAAGGGCAGGTAAGCTTCGGCAAAAGTCAAATCCTGCTGCGGGATTATAAGGAGGCGCATGAGGTAAAGCAGGTCATGCTGGAAATTTGCGAAGAAGTTGGAAGAAGGGCACGCACCCATCGCAAGGCAGGAAGAACGGTGAGCCTAAGCATTGGTTACAGCAAGGATGAGTTTGGCGGAGGTTTCCATCGTTCGCGTTCGATTAGCGAACCGACCAACATTACGATGGAGTTATATAAAGTTTGCCTGGAGCTTTTTCATGAGAACTATAAGCAAAAAACGGTTCGGAGCATAGAGGTCAGACTCTCGAATATTGTGGATGATAACGAAATGCAGCTGACTTTATTCGATGCTTCGCGCTGGAAGAAGCGGGAATTGAGTTACACGGTTGATCGAATCCGCCATAAATATGGAGCCAAATCGTTATTGCGTGCCGTTTCGTATACGGAAGCGGGTACAGCCGTCTACCGAAGCAGGCTGCTTGGTGGGCATAAGGCGTAA
- a CDS encoding C40 family peptidase, with translation MKKWIASAAVASAMMLTPLQAFANIGDQTLRPGMTHSDVKQLQQLLKTKGYFTYTGSLTTYYGTYSVSAVKKFQKAKGLTVDGIAGRGTFNALGVYNVNNTSLISYAKTLIGKPYKWGGTTPTGFDCSGFVYYVFQKSQGITLPRTTSLLYSNTGLKVSSPAKGDLVFFNTSGTGVSHVGIYIGNGQFISATSSKGITITDMDNSYWKPKYLGAKTL, from the coding sequence ATGAAGAAATGGATCGCTTCAGCTGCTGTTGCATCTGCCATGATGCTAACCCCACTGCAAGCCTTTGCAAATATCGGAGATCAAACCCTCAGACCCGGAATGACACATAGCGACGTCAAACAACTACAACAACTTTTAAAAACCAAAGGTTATTTCACATATACTGGTTCACTGACTACATATTACGGCACCTATTCTGTATCCGCAGTAAAAAAATTCCAGAAAGCCAAAGGGTTAACTGTCGATGGAATTGCCGGCCGGGGCACATTTAATGCGCTTGGTGTTTATAATGTCAATAATACCAGCCTGATAAGCTATGCAAAAACCTTAATCGGCAAACCTTACAAATGGGGCGGGACGACACCGACTGGATTCGACTGCTCAGGCTTCGTCTATTATGTATTCCAGAAATCGCAAGGAATCACCTTACCGCGTACAACATCATTGCTCTATTCCAATACAGGTTTAAAAGTATCTTCACCAGCTAAGGGTGATCTTGTATTCTTTAATACTTCTGGAACAGGGGTATCCCATGTTGGGATTTATATTGGAAATGGTCAATTCATCAGTGCTACGTCTTCTAAAGGAATAACCATCACGGATATGGATAATTCATATTGGAAACCAAAATATTTAGGTGCAAAAACTTTATAA
- a CDS encoding SDR family NAD(P)-dependent oxidoreductase, giving the protein MNKLQDKVIVITGASGGIGKEVAIQSAKQGARLVLLARSLDKLLQLKDELITQYGIDAYAYKLDVADTDQVTNVFNDIHAQIGEVDVLVNNAGFGTFKEAQDTELNETKAMFAVNVIGLMACTKLVLPYMKQRKAGHIINIASQAGKIATPKSTLYSSTKFAVLGYSNALRLELMDDHVFVTTVNPGPIETNFFNIADESGTYLKNVEKFMLKPGDVAAKIVAAMLTNKREINLPGWMNFAGKWYNMFPKITETLGKKAFFKK; this is encoded by the coding sequence TTGAATAAGTTGCAAGACAAAGTCATTGTTATTACCGGTGCTTCCGGAGGGATTGGCAAGGAAGTTGCCATTCAAAGTGCAAAGCAGGGAGCCCGTCTCGTCCTCTTGGCCAGAAGCCTGGATAAATTACTGCAGCTAAAGGATGAACTGATCACCCAATATGGGATTGATGCATATGCCTATAAGCTTGATGTTGCAGATACTGATCAGGTGACAAATGTATTTAATGACATCCATGCGCAAATAGGAGAAGTGGATGTGTTGGTCAACAATGCTGGTTTCGGCACGTTTAAAGAAGCACAGGATACGGAATTGAATGAAACGAAAGCAATGTTTGCTGTCAACGTCATTGGATTAATGGCCTGCACAAAGCTGGTTCTTCCGTATATGAAGCAGAGAAAAGCGGGGCATATCATCAACATAGCTTCACAGGCCGGTAAAATCGCCACTCCTAAATCAACATTGTACTCTTCGACCAAGTTCGCGGTTCTTGGCTATTCAAACGCACTTCGGCTCGAGCTGATGGACGATCATGTTTTTGTGACAACCGTCAATCCTGGCCCCATTGAAACGAATTTCTTTAACATTGCGGATGAATCGGGTACATACTTAAAGAATGTTGAAAAATTCATGCTTAAGCCTGGAGATGTCGCTGCCAAAATCGTAGCGGCGATGCTGACCAATAAGAGGGAAATCAATCTACCTGGCTGGATGAATTTTGCTGGGAAATGGTATAACATGTTTCCAAAGATCACCGAAACATTAGGAAAAAAAGCATTTTTTAAAAAGTAG
- a CDS encoding MBL fold metallo-hydrolase, whose amino-acid sequence MANWNGDIAKLALPTPFAVGDVNVYVVKGDALTLIDTGVKTKRSKEALTNGLGDLGLKLTDIEQIILTHHHPDHAGALDFFEKEIPVYGHKNNQRWLTISDEFLEIHNRFFLDYATKFGVAEELKNKLIHSRDEISFLSERKLHGYLAEGDELPGLPGWKVIETPGHAQSHLSFYRESDGVMIAGDHLLAKISPNPLMEPPLLPGGIRPRPLLQYNASLQKLLDLSISTVYSGHGSEVEGDEVADLIQYRFERQHNRAMQVKSMLQDRPLSAFEVCQQLFPKVYLQEVGLTLSETVGQLDYLEDLGEVETEIQSGVILYSIA is encoded by the coding sequence ATGGCGAATTGGAATGGAGATATTGCAAAACTTGCTTTGCCCACGCCGTTTGCAGTGGGTGATGTGAATGTTTATGTAGTTAAAGGGGATGCTTTAACGCTAATCGATACTGGAGTGAAAACAAAACGGTCAAAGGAAGCCTTGACTAACGGGCTTGGGGATTTGGGTCTGAAACTGACTGATATCGAACAAATCATTTTAACCCATCATCATCCCGATCATGCTGGTGCACTCGATTTCTTTGAAAAGGAAATCCCGGTTTATGGACACAAAAACAATCAGCGCTGGCTGACTATCAGTGATGAATTCCTTGAAATCCATAATCGTTTTTTTCTTGATTATGCCACAAAGTTCGGAGTCGCAGAAGAGCTGAAAAATAAACTGATCCATAGCCGCGACGAAATCAGTTTCCTTAGTGAAAGGAAGCTTCATGGATATTTGGCTGAGGGAGATGAGCTCCCTGGTCTTCCAGGCTGGAAAGTGATCGAGACTCCAGGGCATGCGCAAAGCCATTTATCCTTTTACCGGGAAAGTGACGGTGTCATGATTGCAGGCGATCACTTGCTTGCCAAGATCTCACCTAATCCATTAATGGAACCACCTTTACTTCCCGGCGGTATAAGGCCTCGTCCGTTACTGCAATATAATGCATCACTTCAGAAATTATTGGATCTTTCCATTTCCACTGTTTACTCCGGACATGGATCTGAAGTGGAAGGAGATGAGGTTGCCGACTTGATTCAATATCGATTCGAGCGGCAGCATAACCGTGCCATGCAGGTGAAAAGCATGCTTCAAGATAGGCCTTTATCGGCCTTTGAAGTGTGTCAGCAGCTTTTTCCGAAAGTATACCTTCAGGAAGTGGGCCTGACACTTTCGGAAACGGTCGGTCAGCTGGACTATTTAGAAGACTTGGGTGAAGTCGAAACAGAAATCCAATCAGGGGTCATTCTGTATTCAATCGCTTAA
- a CDS encoding VOC family protein, translating to MNRINIITLGVRDMTESLRFYRDGLGFHTSIKEDEPPIVFFNNAGTKLALYPLEELAKDINEKEQPKKKGFPGLTLAYNAKSIEEVDDVINKAEKAGGTIEKSPQDVVWGGYSGYFSDPDGYYWEVAYSKDWSFDENDMLIIK from the coding sequence ATGAACAGGATCAACATTATAACTTTAGGTGTCAGGGATATGACTGAATCATTAAGGTTTTACCGGGACGGGTTGGGATTCCATACATCGATTAAAGAGGACGAACCCCCAATCGTTTTTTTTAATAATGCCGGAACGAAACTTGCTTTGTATCCTTTAGAGGAGCTGGCAAAAGACATCAATGAGAAAGAACAGCCTAAGAAAAAGGGTTTCCCGGGCCTTACGCTCGCTTATAATGCTAAATCAATTGAAGAAGTGGATGATGTGATCAACAAGGCTGAAAAGGCTGGGGGAACAATCGAGAAATCACCTCAGGATGTTGTTTGGGGAGGATACAGCGGATATTTTTCAGACCCTGATGGTTACTATTGGGAGGTTGCGTATTCGAAGGATTGGAGTTTCGATGAAAATGATATGCTGATCATAAAGTAA
- a CDS encoding MerR family transcriptional regulator, which yields MNTSAVARLLNVSHSTIQRWVTQLNMEVERNQLGHYQFSDEDIALLRKIQDQLNEGIILQKVSISEKKIRKATIQKHSEPDKEHDQLLERVTRLENGLKTKADDVVSYQLLQHRSEMEEMHKLVRKLEARIEALETPMSQPFDYFLAAEEAAATKKTKKKPFIKMIFGNRKNDSSSWSTADSD from the coding sequence ATGAATACAAGTGCAGTTGCCCGGTTACTGAATGTTTCCCATAGTACGATTCAACGCTGGGTCACCCAATTGAACATGGAAGTAGAACGGAATCAGCTTGGCCACTACCAGTTTTCGGATGAAGACATTGCATTATTGAGAAAAATCCAAGATCAGCTGAACGAGGGCATCATTCTCCAAAAGGTCAGCATCTCAGAGAAAAAAATTAGGAAAGCAACCATCCAGAAACACTCCGAACCGGATAAAGAACATGATCAACTGCTTGAACGGGTCACCCGGCTTGAAAATGGTCTGAAAACAAAAGCGGACGATGTTGTGTCCTATCAGCTTTTACAGCACAGAAGTGAAATGGAAGAAATGCACAAGCTCGTTAGGAAACTCGAGGCCCGTATCGAAGCGTTAGAAACACCAATGAGTCAGCCGTTTGATTATTTCCTCGCTGCTGAAGAAGCTGCTGCCACTAAAAAGACGAAGAAAAAGCCATTCATAAAAATGATTTTTGGAAACAGAAAGAACGATAGTTCATCATGGAGCACAGCCGACAGCGATTAA
- a CDS encoding ABC transporter ATP-binding protein produces MLQLNQIYKVFNEGTPDEKLALGNLELQMTKGEFVTVIGSNGAGKSTLMNMISGKILPDAGEVIIDGENVSAIEEHARAKMIGRVFQDPMLGTAPHMTIEENMAIAYGRTNRRGLGFGVTKKRKELFKECLGTLHLGLENRMTAKVGLLSGGERQALSLLMATFTDPKILLLDEHTAALDPSRAELVTNLTKEIVEKNKLTTLMVTHNMQQAIDLGNSLIMMDKGQIIFEARGAEKQKLTVEKLLNEFQRIKGEKMLNDRAVLI; encoded by the coding sequence ATGCTTCAGTTAAATCAGATTTATAAGGTCTTCAATGAAGGGACACCGGATGAAAAGCTAGCCCTTGGGAATCTGGAACTGCAGATGACAAAAGGCGAATTTGTAACAGTCATCGGGAGTAATGGAGCAGGTAAATCGACGCTGATGAACATGATATCCGGCAAAATTCTCCCTGATGCCGGTGAAGTCATCATTGATGGGGAAAACGTGTCGGCCATTGAGGAACATGCCCGTGCTAAAATGATTGGCCGCGTTTTTCAGGACCCCATGCTGGGTACGGCGCCGCATATGACGATTGAAGAAAATATGGCAATCGCCTATGGCAGAACCAATAGAAGAGGGTTAGGCTTCGGGGTGACAAAAAAACGGAAAGAGCTTTTTAAAGAATGTTTGGGTACCCTTCACTTAGGCTTGGAAAATCGGATGACTGCAAAAGTGGGATTATTATCAGGAGGGGAGCGCCAGGCATTATCATTGTTGATGGCGACCTTCACCGATCCTAAAATCTTGCTTCTTGATGAACATACAGCAGCACTTGATCCTTCCAGGGCAGAGCTTGTTACAAATCTGACGAAGGAAATCGTCGAAAAGAACAAGTTAACGACGTTGATGGTGACTCACAATATGCAGCAGGCAATCGATCTTGGAAATTCTTTGATCATGATGGATAAAGGACAAATCATTTTTGAAGCAAGAGGTGCTGAAAAGCAGAAGCTTACCGTTGAAAAACTGCTTAACGAATTCCAGCGCATCAAAGGCGAAAAAATGCTCAATGACCGTGCAGTGTTGATTTAA
- a CDS encoding ABC transporter permease translates to MFSALFNSFESGMIYAIMALGVYLTFRILDFPDMTVEGSFVTGASVAAIMIVNGFSPVMATFCAMVAGFIAGTITGFLHTKGKINPLLAGILMMIALYSINLRIMGASNIPLLSQTTIITNIQDVWAKTGMDNMLNGLLSIVGLGDSLPKTWAILIVMLVVALIIQAGMSAFLKTEIGLALRATGDNEAMVKSFSAHTGNMKILGLAIGNALVAFSGSLVAQYNGFSDIGMGIGIIVIGLASVIIGEALFGSKTIARATLAVIGGAIIYRIVVTLALRVEFLETGDVKLITALIVVGALVIPKITDKQKEKSRKKRRLKEIQMRHGGSLSKGGEGYASVKSDL, encoded by the coding sequence ATGTTCTCAGCTTTATTCAACTCTTTTGAGTCGGGAATGATTTATGCAATCATGGCACTAGGTGTCTATTTAACATTCAGGATCCTCGACTTCCCTGATATGACAGTGGAAGGCAGTTTTGTGACGGGGGCCTCTGTGGCCGCCATTATGATCGTTAACGGTTTCTCGCCAGTCATGGCCACGTTTTGTGCCATGGTGGCAGGTTTCATCGCTGGGACAATAACGGGATTCCTGCATACGAAAGGAAAAATCAATCCACTTCTCGCAGGTATCTTAATGATGATTGCACTCTATTCCATCAATTTAAGGATCATGGGTGCATCTAACATTCCGTTGCTTTCTCAAACGACCATCATCACGAATATCCAGGATGTTTGGGCTAAAACTGGCATGGACAATATGTTGAATGGTCTTTTATCGATTGTGGGACTTGGTGATAGCTTACCAAAAACGTGGGCCATACTAATTGTTATGTTGGTTGTGGCTTTAATCATTCAAGCTGGAATGTCAGCTTTTTTAAAAACGGAAATCGGTCTTGCTCTACGTGCGACGGGTGATAATGAAGCTATGGTCAAGAGCTTTTCCGCCCATACAGGAAACATGAAGATCCTGGGACTTGCGATCGGAAATGCCCTTGTGGCTTTCTCGGGATCCTTGGTTGCCCAATATAACGGGTTTAGCGATATTGGAATGGGGATTGGAATCATCGTCATCGGATTGGCATCCGTTATAATAGGCGAAGCATTATTTGGCTCAAAAACGATTGCACGTGCGACCCTTGCGGTCATTGGAGGAGCGATCATTTACCGAATCGTCGTAACTTTGGCACTTCGCGTAGAATTTCTTGAAACAGGTGATGTTAAATTAATTACGGCACTTATTGTGGTAGGGGCACTTGTCATTCCGAAAATTACCGATAAACAAAAAGAGAAAAGCCGAAAGAAAAGGCGTCTCAAAGAAATACAGATGCGCCATGGTGGTTCTTTATCGAAAGGGGGAGAAGGATATGCTTCAGTTAAATCAGATTTATAA
- a CDS encoding ABC transporter substrate-binding protein, which translates to MKKKLYSTAAMTLVAGLLLAGCGNEKEKDTAKDESKKDTFNIGVTQIVQHDSLDQAYEGFQAALKDSDVKAKYDLQIAQGDQNNSQTIANNFVGDKVDLIFANSTPSALSALNATKDIPIVFTSVTDPVAAELVTSLDKPGGNVTGTTDSHPEAIAKSMKFLAEELGAKTIGTVYNTGEQNSVVQIKNVKAEAKKAGLKVVEASVSTSAEVKQATESLIGKADAFYIITDNTVVSALESVISVANDKDIPLFVGELDSVNAGGFAAYGFSYYDIGYEAGQKAVEILKDGKKPGDIAVQYPQKLKLVINEKAAKDMGVEIKEEWKADAEFVK; encoded by the coding sequence ATGAAAAAGAAATTATATTCAACTGCAGCTATGACATTGGTCGCAGGGTTATTATTGGCTGGCTGTGGAAATGAAAAGGAAAAAGATACGGCAAAGGATGAAAGCAAAAAGGATACCTTCAACATTGGGGTAACACAAATCGTTCAGCATGATTCGCTGGATCAGGCTTATGAAGGATTCCAGGCGGCATTGAAGGATAGTGACGTCAAGGCCAAATATGATCTGCAAATTGCACAGGGTGACCAAAATAACAGTCAAACGATTGCCAATAACTTTGTTGGGGATAAAGTGGACTTAATCTTTGCCAATTCTACTCCTAGTGCTCTTAGCGCTTTGAATGCGACAAAGGATATACCAATCGTTTTTACCTCGGTTACCGATCCTGTAGCGGCGGAGCTTGTTACATCTTTGGATAAGCCAGGCGGAAATGTGACGGGTACGACGGATTCCCACCCTGAGGCCATTGCCAAATCAATGAAATTCCTGGCAGAAGAACTTGGCGCCAAGACAATTGGGACCGTTTATAATACAGGGGAGCAAAATTCCGTCGTCCAAATAAAAAACGTGAAAGCGGAAGCGAAAAAAGCGGGATTGAAAGTCGTGGAAGCATCCGTCTCCACTTCAGCCGAGGTTAAACAGGCAACGGAATCATTAATAGGAAAAGCCGATGCTTTCTATATCATTACTGATAATACCGTTGTCTCTGCACTGGAATCGGTCATTTCGGTGGCAAATGATAAAGATATTCCATTGTTTGTTGGTGAGCTGGATTCCGTGAATGCTGGTGGTTTTGCAGCATATGGCTTCAGTTACTATGATATTGGTTATGAAGCGGGGCAAAAAGCGGTTGAAATCTTGAAGGATGGCAAAAAGCCTGGAGATATCGCAGTTCAATATCCACAAAAACTGAAATTGGTCATCAATGAAAAGGCAGCAAAAGATATGGGTGTTGAAATAAAAGAAGAATGGAAAGCAGATGCTGAGTTTGTAAAATAA